Proteins from a single region of Acidianus ambivalens:
- a CDS encoding 3-isopropylmalate dehydratase large subunit — protein sequence MPQTLTEKILSRASGKEVSPGDVIEAKTDIVAFHDLTGYHVIEVMEKAGIEKVFDKSKIVIAFDHLAPPPDIRSAEIQVMIRKFVKKMGLPNFHDINFGIMHEVLLEKYALPGQVIVAADSHTTTSGAVGAFAQGMGASDIAAAVITGKTWLVVPTPFKVELKGSPGKWITGKDVALKLLQEFKADYFNGMSIEVYVENPSAFPMDYRATVSNMGIEMNADALMFIPDEETKNYIKTMRGYEPALVTPDPGAKYTDEYTIELGKLEPLVAAPYSVDNVKSVNEVEGKEVDQVFIGSCTNGRLSDIEIAAKILKDKKVKTRCIAIPASYEMFKRAMDLGYIETLVNAGCIVTYGTCGPCLGGHFGVAGPGETIVSTSNRNFRGRMGSNDSKVYLANPAVAAASALEGKITDPRVIA from the coding sequence ATGCCTCAGACTCTTACAGAGAAAATTCTCAGTAGAGCTTCTGGAAAAGAAGTTTCTCCGGGAGACGTAATAGAAGCAAAAACTGACATAGTAGCATTCCACGACTTAACAGGCTATCACGTAATAGAAGTAATGGAAAAGGCGGGAATTGAGAAAGTATTTGATAAAAGCAAAATAGTAATAGCATTTGACCATTTAGCTCCGCCTCCTGACATAAGGAGTGCAGAAATACAAGTAATGATAAGGAAATTCGTGAAAAAGATGGGATTGCCTAACTTTCACGATATTAATTTCGGAATAATGCACGAAGTTTTGCTGGAAAAATATGCCTTGCCCGGTCAAGTAATAGTAGCTGCAGATAGCCACACTACAACTTCTGGTGCCGTAGGAGCCTTTGCTCAAGGAATGGGAGCCTCAGACATTGCGGCAGCAGTAATTACTGGGAAAACGTGGCTAGTCGTTCCTACTCCCTTTAAAGTAGAATTAAAAGGTTCACCTGGAAAATGGATTACCGGGAAGGACGTAGCACTGAAGTTACTACAAGAATTCAAGGCTGATTACTTTAACGGAATGTCGATAGAAGTTTACGTAGAAAACCCCTCTGCATTCCCAATGGATTATAGAGCAACAGTATCTAACATGGGAATAGAAATGAACGCAGACGCATTAATGTTTATTCCAGATGAAGAGACTAAAAATTATATAAAGACAATGAGGGGGTACGAACCCGCGTTAGTTACACCTGATCCCGGAGCAAAATATACTGACGAATACACGATAGAATTAGGCAAATTAGAACCATTAGTTGCCGCACCTTATAGCGTAGACAACGTAAAAAGTGTTAACGAAGTTGAAGGTAAAGAAGTGGATCAAGTTTTCATAGGCTCTTGCACAAACGGTAGATTAAGTGACATAGAGATTGCAGCTAAAATACTTAAGGATAAAAAAGTAAAGACTAGGTGCATAGCAATTCCTGCATCTTACGAAATGTTCAAGAGAGCAATGGACTTAGGTTACATAGAAACATTAGTCAATGCAGGCTGTATTGTAACTTACGGAACTTGCGGCCCTTGCTTAGGTGGCCACTTCGGAGTAGCAGGGCCAGGAGAAACTATAGTTTCAACCAGTAATAGGAATTTTAGAGGTAGAATGGGAAGTAACGACTCTAAAGTCTACTTAGCTAATCCTGCAGTTGCAGCAGCTTCTGCATTAGAAGGGAAAATAACTGATCCGAGGGTGATAGCATGA
- a CDS encoding AIR synthase family protein: protein MLGKIDRKTFEEVIYPHLGEIHDEVIIPPMNGVDTGAIEIDEKRVMVVKTDPVFIVPQFGFKKAAWFAVHILASDVMTSGIPPRYAMIDLNLPPSMTDEQFKEMWIGMHEAMKEIGVMVTAGHTGRYEGVNYPMLGGFSMIGIGEKEKLGSPKKVKEGDVVIVTKGPAIEATALLVNLYPQYFKDRLPSDIFKEAYDMYWKMSCWKDGLIASKIGIHLMHDATEGGLWNALVEVSEVTKKRIKIFEDKLFINRAVKEVTSLVNIDPWISISEGTMIIVTDKAEVKDALLKEGIEAEIIGKMEEGEEGVYLGNKRIEKPTEDPFWRAFFDLQKKAS, encoded by the coding sequence ATGTTAGGAAAAATAGATAGGAAAACGTTTGAGGAAGTGATTTATCCTCACCTTGGAGAAATTCACGACGAAGTAATTATCCCGCCTATGAACGGAGTTGACACTGGTGCTATAGAAATAGATGAGAAGAGGGTAATGGTTGTTAAAACTGATCCCGTGTTTATTGTGCCTCAATTTGGATTTAAAAAAGCAGCGTGGTTTGCAGTTCACATATTAGCAAGTGACGTAATGACTTCAGGAATTCCGCCAAGATATGCAATGATAGATCTTAACTTGCCTCCATCAATGACAGATGAACAATTCAAGGAAATGTGGATAGGCATGCACGAGGCTATGAAAGAAATAGGAGTAATGGTTACGGCTGGTCACACGGGAAGATATGAAGGAGTTAATTATCCAATGTTAGGTGGTTTCTCAATGATAGGTATAGGGGAGAAAGAAAAACTGGGCTCTCCTAAAAAAGTGAAGGAAGGTGATGTTGTAATAGTAACTAAAGGGCCTGCAATAGAAGCTACTGCCCTTCTAGTTAATTTGTATCCTCAGTATTTTAAGGATAGGTTGCCATCAGACATCTTCAAGGAAGCCTATGATATGTATTGGAAAATGAGCTGTTGGAAAGACGGTTTAATTGCTAGCAAAATAGGAATTCATTTAATGCACGATGCAACTGAGGGAGGATTATGGAACGCACTAGTTGAAGTTTCAGAAGTAACGAAGAAGAGAATAAAGATTTTTGAGGACAAGTTATTTATAAATAGGGCTGTAAAGGAAGTAACGTCTTTAGTTAATATAGATCCTTGGATATCCATAAGCGAAGGTACGATGATAATAGTAACTGACAAAGCCGAAGTTAAGGATGCCCTTCTAAAGGAAGGAATTGAGGCAGAAATAATTGGGAAAATGGAGGAAGGAGAAGAAGGAGTTTACTTAGGTAATAAAAGGATAGAAAAACCTACTGAAGACCCGTTCTGGAGGGCATTCTTCGATTTGCAGAAAAAGGCCTCTTAA
- a CDS encoding 3-isopropylmalate dehydratase small subunit, translating to MIIEGKVMKFGDKIDTDVIIPARYLKYTDPQYLAQHAMEPLDPEFYKKASSGVVIVAGKVFGMGSSREQAAIALKAAGVRAIIAESFARIFYRNAINNGLPVITLKDATKLIDEGEIVRINVETGEIEVNGRKYQGKGISGMALEILKSGGIMEYLKSGKF from the coding sequence ATGATAATAGAAGGAAAAGTTATGAAGTTTGGGGATAAAATAGACACTGACGTTATAATACCTGCGAGATACTTAAAGTATACTGACCCGCAATACTTAGCACAACATGCAATGGAGCCTCTAGACCCAGAATTTTACAAGAAAGCCTCCTCAGGAGTAGTAATTGTAGCAGGAAAAGTTTTCGGAATGGGCTCATCTAGGGAACAAGCAGCAATAGCATTAAAAGCTGCAGGAGTTAGGGCAATAATTGCAGAGAGCTTTGCAAGAATATTCTATAGGAACGCAATAAATAATGGATTGCCAGTAATCACACTAAAGGATGCAACAAAGTTAATAGACGAAGGAGAAATAGTAAGAATTAACGTTGAAACTGGAGAAATTGAAGTTAATGGAAGAAAATATCAAGGAAAAGGAATAAGCGGAATGGCGCTAGAGATACTGAAGTCTGGAGGAATAATGGAATATTTAAAGTCTGGAAAATTCTAA
- a CDS encoding ATP-binding cassette domain-containing protein has product MLVLTIITSKGSVEVDKQEIVGLLGKNGSGKTTLLKSVLCDSQNQVILDGKDFCKEKDYSKVSLVLQEPYSQILAETAKEEVELLSRYHRVNEEIVKNIMGEYYDKKFLELSDGYKRRFVISTTLASMPEYVLLDEPFANLDKHSTVEVKEIIPKGTLIAEHRVKEIRDMLDRVYLLEDKIEEIDKEKLYDENFLKSHGLRGFKLSKIESKLGKEILDVQTTKARIKVRESEVLCLIGRNGVGKTTTLKQLVGKVYVIFQNPDLQFFCTTVREEVKGREDVLSLFNLKDKEERSPYTLSYGEKMRVLIASAYASGRKVIALDEPSVGMDGNSLLSFYEMIKLLKEEKRGIIIATHDEDIIGMCDSIIDLDKSF; this is encoded by the coding sequence ATACTCGTGCTCACTATTATTACCAGCAAAGGTAGTGTAGAAGTAGATAAACAAGAAATTGTTGGCCTACTGGGAAAAAACGGAAGCGGGAAGACAACATTGCTAAAGTCCGTTCTTTGCGATTCTCAAAATCAAGTTATACTTGATGGTAAAGACTTTTGTAAAGAAAAAGATTACAGTAAAGTTTCTCTTGTACTGCAAGAGCCTTATTCTCAGATTTTAGCAGAAACAGCAAAGGAAGAAGTGGAACTTTTGTCTAGATATCACAGAGTAAACGAGGAAATCGTTAAGAATATCATGGGAGAGTATTACGATAAGAAATTCCTAGAGCTCTCTGACGGTTATAAAAGGAGATTTGTAATTTCAACGACCTTAGCTTCAATGCCGGAATACGTTTTACTCGACGAGCCTTTTGCAAATTTAGATAAACACTCAACTGTCGAAGTAAAGGAAATAATTCCTAAGGGTACTTTAATAGCAGAACATAGAGTTAAGGAAATAAGAGATATGCTAGATAGAGTTTACTTGCTGGAAGATAAAATAGAGGAAATCGATAAGGAAAAACTTTACGATGAAAATTTTTTAAAATCTCATGGATTAAGGGGATTTAAACTTTCTAAAATTGAAAGTAAGCTAGGAAAAGAAATCCTCGACGTACAGACTACTAAGGCCAGGATAAAAGTTAGGGAAAGTGAAGTACTTTGTTTAATTGGAAGGAACGGAGTAGGTAAGACAACTACATTAAAGCAATTAGTGGGAAAAGTTTACGTAATTTTTCAAAATCCTGACTTACAATTCTTTTGCACTACAGTAAGGGAAGAAGTTAAAGGAAGAGAGGATGTATTATCGCTCTTTAATCTAAAAGATAAAGAAGAGAGGAGCCCCTACACTTTAAGTTACGGAGAAAAAATGAGAGTCTTAATTGCCTCAGCTTATGCCTCTGGTAGGAAGGTGATTGCGTTAGATGAGCCAAGTGTAGGAATGGACGGAAATTCTTTGCTTTCATTTTACGAAATGATTAAGCTATTAAAAGAGGAAAAGAGAGGAATAATTATAGCTACTCACGACGAGGATATAATAGGCATGTGTGACAGCATAATTGACCTGGACAAGAGCTTTTAA
- a CDS encoding Lrp/AsnC family transcriptional regulator: MDQIDKKILFYLLKDYRTSQRSIAKMIGISSPAVNYRVDKLIQDKVIKKVSLYVNPNFYGKYHAYVAFKNIKDWEGECVFKVNCLEETNVYEIEGSSLDDLKKKIDIMSESLGYPRMVYIPKQQPYNPSNFDLKLVSIMKEEPTLDTMYLADKMKVSTKTIRRHIRYLYSRNFIRLIPEIDLTKAGLIMYAVFTHNVEIGRKFFARQMFREISDDTAGIFVNVGDSLEEVKEEFFKFREFDKDADLMIAIDYSVS, translated from the coding sequence ATGGATCAAATAGATAAGAAAATCTTGTTCTACCTATTAAAGGACTATAGAACGTCACAAAGGTCAATAGCAAAAATGATAGGAATATCTTCTCCAGCAGTAAATTATAGGGTAGATAAGTTAATCCAAGATAAGGTAATTAAGAAGGTGTCACTATACGTTAATCCGAACTTTTATGGAAAATATCACGCATACGTTGCTTTTAAGAATATTAAGGACTGGGAAGGAGAGTGCGTATTTAAGGTAAATTGCCTAGAAGAAACGAATGTTTACGAAATTGAAGGTAGCAGTTTAGACGATTTAAAGAAGAAAATCGATATCATGAGCGAGAGTCTGGGTTACCCAAGGATGGTATACATTCCTAAACAACAGCCTTATAATCCTTCCAATTTCGACCTTAAGCTTGTTTCAATAATGAAGGAAGAACCCACTTTAGACACAATGTATTTGGCAGATAAAATGAAGGTATCGACTAAGACAATTAGGAGGCATATAAGGTACCTTTATTCTAGAAACTTCATTAGGCTAATTCCAGAAATTGACCTAACTAAGGCAGGTTTAATTATGTATGCAGTATTTACCCATAACGTGGAGATAGGTAGAAAATTCTTTGCTAGGCAAATGTTCAGAGAAATAAGTGATGATACTGCTGGAATATTCGTTAACGTCGGAGATTCTTTAGAGGAAGTAAAAGAGGAGTTCTTTAAGTTTAGAGAATTTGATAAGGACGCCGATTTAATGATTGCAATAGATTACTCTGTAAGTTAA
- the bluB gene encoding 5,6-dimethylbenzimidazole synthase, which yields MDLYDAIKGRRDIRSYFKSDPILDEVLAKILLAAHLAPSVGYSQPWNFIIIRDENIKRKVKEEVERQRLRYRELLDEDRRKLFDTIKIEGIMEAPINIAVTCDPSRFGPHVLGRITMPETCNYSTVLAIENLWLAARAENLGMGWVSFLDKNKIKEILGIPSNVEFIAYLTLGYVTKFPERPELEEKGWNYRLPLSEVVFEDRWGNKPNEKLLEKLNSAKI from the coding sequence ATGGATCTTTACGATGCAATTAAAGGTAGGAGAGATATAAGGAGTTATTTTAAGTCTGATCCAATCCTTGATGAAGTTCTAGCAAAGATCTTATTAGCTGCGCATTTAGCTCCATCAGTAGGTTATTCTCAGCCATGGAATTTCATCATAATTAGAGATGAGAATATAAAAAGGAAAGTTAAGGAAGAAGTTGAAAGGCAGAGGCTAAGATATAGAGAGTTACTTGACGAAGACAGGAGAAAATTATTCGATACTATTAAAATAGAAGGAATTATGGAGGCTCCAATAAATATCGCAGTGACGTGCGACCCTTCTAGATTTGGTCCTCATGTACTGGGAAGAATTACAATGCCAGAAACCTGCAATTATAGTACAGTCTTAGCAATAGAAAATCTTTGGTTAGCAGCAAGGGCAGAAAATTTAGGAATGGGATGGGTTAGCTTTCTGGATAAAAATAAAATAAAGGAAATCCTTGGCATTCCTTCAAATGTAGAATTTATAGCGTATCTAACGTTAGGCTATGTTACAAAATTTCCTGAAAGGCCGGAATTAGAAGAAAAAGGTTGGAATTATAGATTGCCTTTGTCAGAGGTAGTATTTGAGGATAGATGGGGCAATAAACCTAACGAAAAACTCTTGGAGAAATTGAATTCCGCTAAGATTTAG
- the hjc gene encoding Holliday junction resolvase Hjc, translated as MNKTIGRNAERELVKLLMHYGFNAVRIPTSNSSPNPLPDVFATKGNILLSIEVKSTWQKKVKVEENQIRKILDFLKMFPMEGRALIAVKFKGGIGWRVKEVELAKEEEVNEENSISLEDYLLNLQSNLLQSLNRRPYQIL; from the coding sequence GTGAATAAAACAATAGGTAGAAACGCGGAAAGGGAATTAGTTAAGCTTCTTATGCATTACGGTTTTAATGCGGTAAGAATTCCGACGTCCAACTCTTCTCCTAATCCTTTGCCAGATGTATTTGCTACCAAGGGTAATATTTTACTTTCTATAGAAGTTAAAAGTACTTGGCAAAAGAAAGTGAAAGTTGAAGAAAATCAAATTAGAAAAATTTTAGACTTTCTGAAAATGTTCCCAATGGAAGGTAGAGCATTGATCGCTGTAAAATTTAAAGGAGGAATTGGATGGAGAGTAAAGGAAGTTGAACTAGCGAAGGAAGAGGAGGTTAATGAAGAAAACTCTATATCATTAGAGGATTATTTGCTTAACTTACAGAGTAATCTATTGCAATCATTAAATCGGCGTCCTTATCAAATTCTCTAA
- the acs gene encoding acetate--CoA ligase: protein MVETQEISEQKLEEKADYNMRYYSYLFKLSKENPAKFWGDLAQGLITWFEPWKETMKQEDPLTRWFIGGKLNASYNAVDRHLNSPRKFKAAIIWESERGERRIVTYQDLFYEVNRWANALRELGVKKGDRVTIYMPLTPEGIFAKLACARLGAIHSVVFAGFGSQALADRIDDAKAKVVITADAYYRTGKLVELKKIVDEALDRLGDKSPVSKVLVYRRTGVEIPFKEGRDVYFDEVGKYKYIEPEPMDSNDPLFILYTSGTTGKPKGIVHSTGGYLVGTATMLLWSYGLSQENDVLFNTSDIGWIVGHSYITYAPLVMGRTVVIYESAPYYPYPDKWAEIIERYKATTFGTSASALRAFMKYGDDYVKAHDLSSLRVIVTNGEVLNYSPWKWGLEVVGGGKVFMSHQWWQTETGAPNLGYLPGLVYMPMKSGPASGYPLPGNFIEVLDDQGNPTKPRERGYLVMKPPFPPYMMMGMWNDPGNERLKKTYFSKFPGIYYPGDYAMIDEDGYVWVLGRADETIKVAAHRIGSGEVESAITSHPAVAEAAVVGLPDPVKGEEVHAFIVLKEGYTPSDELAKNIQNHVREVMGPIVTPKIHFVDKLPKTRSGKVMRRVIKAVMMGSSIGDISTMEDEASMEEIKKAAEEFKKEVSKQ, encoded by the coding sequence ATGGTTGAAACACAAGAGATTAGCGAACAAAAACTTGAGGAAAAAGCAGATTATAACATGAGGTATTATTCTTATTTGTTTAAGCTTAGTAAAGAGAATCCCGCAAAATTCTGGGGCGATTTAGCTCAAGGATTAATAACTTGGTTTGAGCCCTGGAAGGAGACAATGAAGCAGGAAGATCCTTTAACTAGGTGGTTTATAGGAGGTAAGCTTAATGCCTCTTATAATGCCGTAGATAGGCACTTAAATTCACCTAGGAAATTTAAGGCCGCAATAATATGGGAAAGTGAAAGAGGAGAGAGGAGAATAGTAACTTACCAAGACCTCTTTTATGAAGTAAATAGATGGGCTAACGCACTTAGAGAACTAGGAGTAAAGAAAGGAGACAGAGTAACAATTTACATGCCATTAACTCCTGAAGGAATATTTGCGAAGCTAGCTTGTGCAAGGCTTGGTGCAATACATAGCGTAGTTTTTGCAGGCTTCGGTTCTCAAGCTCTTGCTGATAGAATTGATGATGCAAAGGCAAAGGTAGTAATAACTGCAGATGCATATTATAGAACTGGAAAACTAGTAGAATTAAAGAAGATAGTTGACGAGGCATTAGATAGGTTAGGAGATAAATCTCCAGTATCTAAGGTTTTAGTCTATAGAAGAACTGGAGTAGAAATTCCATTTAAGGAAGGAAGAGACGTGTACTTTGATGAGGTGGGCAAATATAAGTATATAGAGCCAGAGCCCATGGACTCTAACGATCCCCTCTTTATCTTATATACCTCAGGAACTACTGGAAAGCCTAAAGGAATAGTTCATTCCACTGGAGGGTATTTAGTAGGAACTGCAACAATGCTTTTATGGAGTTACGGTCTAAGTCAGGAGAACGATGTATTATTTAATACCTCAGATATAGGTTGGATTGTAGGCCATTCTTACATAACTTATGCTCCGTTAGTTATGGGAAGGACAGTAGTAATATACGAAAGTGCACCTTACTATCCATATCCTGATAAGTGGGCAGAGATTATAGAAAGATATAAAGCAACAACATTTGGGACTTCCGCCTCAGCATTGAGAGCTTTCATGAAGTATGGAGACGACTACGTTAAAGCTCACGACCTCTCTTCTTTAAGAGTGATAGTAACTAATGGTGAAGTGTTGAATTACTCTCCATGGAAGTGGGGATTAGAAGTTGTTGGAGGAGGCAAAGTCTTTATGTCTCATCAGTGGTGGCAGACGGAAACTGGAGCACCAAACTTAGGTTATTTGCCGGGTTTAGTTTACATGCCGATGAAATCTGGTCCAGCCTCTGGTTATCCATTGCCCGGTAACTTTATAGAAGTTTTAGACGACCAAGGAAATCCTACTAAGCCTAGGGAAAGAGGTTATCTAGTAATGAAACCTCCGTTCCCACCATATATGATGATGGGTATGTGGAATGATCCAGGAAACGAGAGGCTTAAGAAAACTTACTTCTCCAAATTCCCTGGAATTTATTACCCAGGAGATTATGCAATGATTGACGAAGACGGCTATGTTTGGGTATTAGGAAGAGCTGATGAGACAATAAAGGTTGCAGCGCATAGAATAGGTTCAGGAGAAGTAGAATCTGCAATAACTTCTCATCCAGCAGTAGCAGAGGCAGCAGTTGTAGGTCTTCCAGACCCAGTAAAAGGAGAAGAAGTTCATGCGTTCATAGTCTTAAAGGAAGGATATACTCCTTCGGACGAGTTGGCTAAAAATATTCAAAATCACGTTAGGGAAGTAATGGGACCTATAGTTACTCCTAAGATTCACTTCGTTGATAAACTACCTAAGACTAGGTCAGGTAAAGTAATGAGAAGAGTAATCAAGGCCGTAATGATGGGATCTTCAATAGGAGATATTTCAACTATGGAAGATGAGGCATCAATGGAAGAAATAAAGAAGGCTGCAGAGGAATTTAAGAAAGAAGTTTCAAAGCAATGA
- a CDS encoding NAD-dependent epimerase/dehydratase family protein → MTSVVTGGAGYIGGHLVDHLIENGEDVISIDDYSFGSYVNEKAQNIKLDLRIAYPEIPKEAIIYHLAANPDVKTSMENIYDHFERDVKVTLNAMEMARKYDAKMVIFFSSSTVYGEGKIPTTELDEIKPISNYGLFKVLGEEILNFYARNYGIRGVSLRLANITGGRVSHGVVIDFIKKLRKNKEVLEILGNGKQRKSYLYITDLLSAVDVIVKYFKGLYDSFNIGNDDWVTVDEIARIVEEEMGLSPKHVYIDAGEGRGWKGDVRFVLLDISKIKSFGWLPKYSSAQAIRLAVRDILDKV, encoded by the coding sequence ATGACATCCGTAGTTACAGGAGGAGCAGGGTATATAGGAGGGCACCTAGTTGACCATCTAATAGAGAACGGAGAAGACGTAATAAGCATAGACGATTATTCTTTTGGAAGTTACGTCAACGAGAAGGCTCAGAATATAAAATTGGACTTAAGGATAGCTTATCCCGAAATCCCTAAAGAAGCAATAATTTATCATTTAGCTGCAAATCCAGACGTTAAGACATCAATGGAAAACATTTATGATCATTTTGAACGCGACGTTAAAGTAACGTTAAATGCAATGGAAATGGCTAGAAAATATGATGCTAAAATGGTGATATTCTTTTCATCTTCAACTGTTTACGGTGAGGGAAAAATACCTACTACTGAACTTGATGAAATTAAACCTATTTCAAACTACGGCTTATTTAAAGTTCTAGGAGAAGAAATATTGAATTTTTATGCTAGAAATTATGGAATAAGAGGTGTATCTTTAAGGCTAGCAAATATTACTGGAGGTAGAGTTTCTCATGGAGTAGTCATAGATTTCATAAAAAAGTTAAGGAAAAATAAGGAAGTTCTGGAAATCCTAGGCAATGGGAAACAGAGGAAAAGCTACCTTTACATAACTGATTTACTTTCAGCAGTTGATGTAATAGTTAAGTACTTTAAAGGTTTATACGACTCATTTAATATAGGAAATGACGATTGGGTAACGGTGGACGAAATAGCTAGAATAGTTGAGGAGGAAATGGGATTATCCCCAAAGCACGTTTATATTGATGCAGGAGAAGGTAGGGGTTGGAAAGGTGATGTTAGGTTTGTGCTACTTGACATATCGAAAATAAAATCTTTTGGATGGTTGCCAAAATATTCTTCAGCTCAAGCTATAAGACTTGCAGTGAGGGATATCCTTGATAAAGTATAA
- a CDS encoding glucose 1-dehydrogenase, producing the protein MKAIVVKPHQPGMEVKDVNIEEKVGKGQVLVKTLYTGVCGTDRGIVGNKLSFTRPQEGWSELILGHEAFGQVKEVGEGVKELRKGDYVVPVVRRGCGVCLNCKIGKQDFCETGNFVEAGIRGKNGFMREEFVDDEIYLVKVPEAIKDIAVLTEPLSNVVKAIEEVMHIQQRMVWNCEDGAYDCRNAYVVGTGPIGTFFSLLLRTYGFNVYMLNRRDPSPAEEYVSTRIEAEFVNTTKGVDHLPKADIIVDTSGFPSAFVPLMHKMNKNSILVLFGTQTGDKVQIDADLVTFMVENNIAVVGSVNANKWHFKSAVNYLTMWKEKYGDLLNRMITTVVTPENAKEILENKPKGEIKSVIKW; encoded by the coding sequence ATGAAAGCAATAGTAGTTAAACCTCACCAGCCTGGAATGGAAGTAAAAGATGTAAATATTGAAGAAAAAGTAGGCAAAGGTCAAGTGCTAGTTAAAACTCTTTATACTGGAGTCTGCGGAACTGATAGAGGTATTGTAGGAAATAAATTATCATTCACAAGACCTCAAGAAGGTTGGAGCGAATTAATTCTAGGTCATGAGGCGTTTGGACAGGTTAAGGAAGTAGGAGAAGGAGTGAAAGAGCTGAGGAAAGGAGATTATGTAGTTCCAGTTGTTAGAAGAGGTTGCGGAGTTTGCCTAAATTGTAAAATAGGTAAACAAGACTTTTGCGAAACTGGAAATTTTGTTGAGGCAGGAATAAGAGGTAAAAACGGGTTTATGAGAGAAGAATTCGTCGATGACGAAATTTATCTAGTAAAAGTTCCTGAAGCAATAAAAGATATAGCAGTCTTAACGGAGCCATTATCAAACGTAGTTAAAGCGATAGAGGAAGTAATGCATATACAACAAAGGATGGTATGGAATTGTGAAGACGGTGCCTACGATTGCAGGAATGCTTATGTAGTTGGTACAGGTCCGATAGGGACTTTCTTCTCTTTACTTTTAAGAACATACGGCTTTAATGTTTACATGTTAAATAGAAGAGATCCTTCGCCCGCAGAAGAATACGTTTCTACCAGAATTGAGGCAGAATTCGTTAATACTACTAAGGGAGTTGATCATCTTCCTAAGGCAGACATTATTGTCGATACGAGCGGTTTTCCTTCAGCTTTCGTTCCTTTAATGCATAAAATGAACAAGAATTCTATCTTAGTTTTATTTGGTACTCAAACTGGGGATAAAGTGCAAATTGATGCCGATCTTGTAACTTTCATGGTTGAGAATAATATAGCTGTTGTAGGTAGCGTTAATGCAAATAAGTGGCACTTCAAATCTGCGGTGAATTATCTTACCATGTGGAAGGAAAAATACGGAGATTTACTTAATAGGATGATAACTACTGTGGTTACTCCAGAAAATGCAAAGGAAATTTTGGAAAATAAACCTAAAGGTGAGATAAAGTCAGTCATAAAATGGTAA
- a CDS encoding GIY-YIG nuclease family protein, whose amino-acid sequence MIKYKGYVVFFYCDRDVNIIVNRKKEFELKKGYYAYVGSCGLHCDKRISRHLSGEEKMKKHWHVDYISSICIPLGVIVLPLSEKEIVKRLSSLPGIKGFGNTDDKTSPTHLFSSSVEEVMKRIFLS is encoded by the coding sequence GTGATAAAGTATAAAGGTTATGTGGTCTTCTTTTACTGCGATAGGGACGTAAATATAATTGTAAATAGAAAGAAGGAATTTGAATTAAAGAAAGGTTACTATGCATACGTTGGGTCGTGTGGTCTTCACTGCGATAAGAGGATATCAAGGCATTTATCCGGAGAAGAGAAAATGAAGAAACATTGGCACGTAGATTATATTTCGTCAATTTGTATTCCTCTAGGAGTCATTGTATTGCCACTTTCGGAAAAAGAGATAGTCAAAAGATTATCCTCATTACCTGGCATAAAAGGATTTGGAAATACTGATGACAAAACTTCACCAACTCACCTTTTCTCTTCGTCGGTAGAGGAGGTTATGAAAAGAATATTTTTATCTTAA